A section of the Sporichthyaceae bacterium genome encodes:
- a CDS encoding ABC transporter ATP-binding protein, with protein sequence MTESPDVGLIIREVSVRFGGLLAVDRLSLRAPTGEITGLIGPNGAGKTTTFNACTGLVRPTSGTVHLFGTDVTHAPPQVRAQHGLGRTFQRMELFDSLLVRENVALGKEAGLAGSRPWRHLRCSRSNATAVRRAAQAAMDRCGIGDLAGRRPADLSTGQRRLVELARCIAGGFTVMLLDEPSSGLDKAETAQFGRILRSLVEEEGVAILLVEHDMSLVLGICDFIQVLDFGKPIFAGTPQEVAGSEIVRAAYLGSEADLVSAGGGH encoded by the coding sequence ATGACCGAGTCCCCCGACGTCGGCCTGATAATCCGCGAGGTGTCGGTCCGTTTCGGAGGCCTGCTCGCGGTCGACAGGCTCAGCCTGCGTGCCCCGACCGGTGAGATCACCGGACTGATCGGACCCAACGGCGCGGGCAAGACGACTACCTTCAACGCCTGCACGGGCCTCGTCCGGCCAACCAGCGGGACCGTCCACCTGTTCGGCACCGATGTGACCCACGCGCCGCCGCAGGTCCGCGCCCAGCACGGGCTGGGCCGGACCTTCCAGCGCATGGAACTGTTCGACTCGCTGCTGGTCCGCGAGAACGTCGCACTCGGCAAGGAGGCCGGGCTCGCCGGATCGCGGCCCTGGCGCCACCTGCGGTGCAGCCGATCGAACGCGACGGCGGTACGCCGCGCGGCCCAGGCCGCGATGGACCGGTGCGGCATCGGAGACCTCGCCGGGCGGCGACCCGCGGACCTCTCCACCGGCCAACGACGTCTGGTCGAACTGGCCCGGTGCATCGCCGGTGGGTTCACCGTGATGCTGCTCGACGAACCCAGTTCCGGGCTGGACAAGGCGGAGACGGCCCAGTTCGGCCGCATCCTGCGTTCGCTGGTCGAGGAGGAGGGCGTGGCCATCCTCCTCGTCGAACACGACATGAGCCTGGTGCTCGGGATCTGCGACTTCATCCAGGTGCTCGACTTCGGCAAGCCGATTTTCGCCGGAACCCCGCAGGAGGTCGCCGGGAGCGAGATCGTGCGGGCCGCGTATCTCGGCAGCGAGGCGGACCTGGTGTCGGCCGGAGGAGGTCACTGA
- a CDS encoding ABC transporter ATP-binding protein: protein MFALHDVCAGYSGTRVLRDVNLTVPPGSVVALLGANGAGKTTLLRVASGLLRPTSGRVTLDDREVTALRPFELVTAGVCHVPEGRGVFPNLTVRDNLILQSPHGKEKESIDRAVSAFPRLGERLSQLAGTMSGGEQQMLALARTYVQSPKVALLDEVSMGLAPKIVDEIFEFLSLLRDQGSSLLLVEQYVTRALAIADYVYLLHRGEISFAGEPSELADEDVFAQYVGADVGH from the coding sequence ATGTTCGCGCTCCACGACGTCTGTGCGGGCTACTCCGGCACCCGCGTGCTCCGCGACGTCAACCTCACCGTGCCCCCGGGCAGCGTTGTTGCACTGCTCGGCGCGAACGGCGCCGGCAAGACCACGCTGCTACGGGTGGCCTCCGGATTGCTCCGGCCGACGTCGGGCCGCGTCACCCTCGACGATCGGGAGGTCACCGCACTGCGCCCGTTCGAGTTGGTGACCGCGGGCGTCTGCCATGTGCCCGAGGGTCGCGGGGTCTTCCCGAACCTGACCGTGCGGGACAACTTGATCCTGCAATCGCCGCACGGGAAGGAGAAGGAGTCGATCGACCGGGCCGTCAGCGCCTTTCCCCGGCTGGGCGAGCGGCTTTCGCAGTTGGCCGGGACCATGAGCGGCGGCGAGCAGCAGATGCTCGCGCTGGCGCGGACCTACGTGCAGTCGCCCAAGGTCGCCCTGCTCGACGAGGTGTCGATGGGGCTGGCACCGAAGATCGTGGATGAGATCTTCGAATTCCTGAGCCTGCTGCGTGACCAGGGATCGAGTCTGTTGCTGGTCGAGCAGTACGTGACCCGGGCGCTGGCGATAGCCGATTACGTCTACCTGCTGCACCGCGGTGAGATCTCCTTCGCCGGCGAGCCCAGCGAGTTGGCGGACGAGGACGTCTTCGCGCAGTACGTCGGGGCCGACGTCGGTCACTGA